In the Plectropomus leopardus isolate mb chromosome 5, YSFRI_Pleo_2.0, whole genome shotgun sequence genome, one interval contains:
- the LOC121943222 gene encoding transient receptor potential cation channel subfamily V member 1-like: MDNGKPTAEPDKSQEEEGNSLDWLLRTDSSEIFPVPMDTNVLLSSKCDDNTVDSVYSKSFTRESVFEAASQGDTTQLDGLLNYLRVNKKKLTSPEFTDETNGKTALLKALMNLKEGKNDTIEVLLDIAEKTGDLENLINASYKDPCYNGQTALHIAIERRSFDHVKLLVQKGADVQAKANGKFFQRHAGLGFYFGELPLSLAACTNQPDIVSFLMENPYTRADVSDKDSQGNTVLHALVVIADNTEENTEMVAKMYDEILTQHSRLEKKREVQLEAIENNQELTPLKLAAKLGKIGLFKHMCHREFVDEELKPLSRKFTEWVYGPVHSSLYDLSSIDTNEDNSVLEIVIFGNEIPNRPEMLKIEPLCSLLQNKWDSFASKLFLMNFVVYLIYLFIFTAVGFYRKKGPPPFPIEDVPLDYIRCIGEIISVLGAVWFFYKAITIFRRNPPTFKSLNTDGFCDILFFLQATFLLICTVLYFCGQREYVGPLVLSLALAWINVLYYSRGSKQMGMYSVMMERMILGDLFHFLCVYVFLLFGFSFAIVALIDDSFVANNTSSNDTLEHEGSSGAEPFKCETPTYNNIRFTLLEMFKFTVGMGNLEFTDHVQHKEVFFILLISYLVLTYILLLNMLIALMGNTVNNISEENENIWNLQRALTILDMEGTLPRCLMNKLNSRKSKMVCVRGEQDKTRRFFRVEEINWKQWRSDVGVMQEEDPWDDVMKPQPREHTHESLWNISLILERIRARRPQPRQSSVP, encoded by the exons ATGGATAATGGAAAGCCAACAGCAGAGCCCGACAAAagccaggaggaggaggggaataGTTTGGATTGGCTCCTTCGAACAGACAGCTCAGAGATATTTCCTGTGCCTATGGATACCAACGTCCTATTATCCAG caaATGTGATGATAACACCGTTGACAGCGTTTACAGCAAATCATTCACCAGGGAGAGTGTGTTTGAAGCAGCATCTCAGGGGGACACAACTCAACTTGACGGCCTGCTTAACTACCTACGAGTTAATAAGAAGAAACTTACGAGTCCAGAATTCACAG ATGAAACAAATGGGAAGACTGCACTTCTGAAAGCTCTGATGAACCTGAAAGAGggcaaaaatgacacaattgaGGTCCTCCTTGATATAGCAGAGAAAACTGGAGACTTGGAAAATTTAATCAACGCATCTTACAAAGATCCTTGCTACAATG gTCAGACAGCGTTGCACATCGCCATTGAGAGAAGGAGCTTTGACCATGTGAAACTGCTGGTCCAGAAAGGAGCAGATGTTCAAGCAAAAGCCAATGGGAAGTTCTTCCAGCGTCATGCAGgattgggcttttattttg GAGAGCTTCCTCTGTCACTGGCCGCCTGCACCAACCAGCCTGATATTGTGTCCTTCCTCATGGAAAACCCTTACACAAGAGCCGACGTGTCTGATAAAGACTCGCAAGGAAACACTGTCTTGCATGCCTTGGTGGTCATAGCGGACAACAcggaagaaaacacagaaatggtTGCTAAGATGTATGACGAGATCCTTACTCAGCACAGCAggcttgagaaaaaaagagaagtccAGTTAGAAGCGATTGAAAATAATCAGGAGCTGACCCCTCTGAAGCTAGCTGCCAAGCTAGGAAAAATTGGG CTATTCAAGCACATGTGCCACCGCGAATTTGTGGATGAGGAACTGAAGCCGCTGTCCAGGAAGTTTACAGAATGGGTTTATGGACCAGTTCACTCCTCACTTTATGACCTGAGTTCCATTGACACCAACGAAGACAACTCTGTGTTGGAGATAGTCATCTTCGGGAATGAAATTCCG AATCGTCCTGAGATGCTAAAGATCGAGCCGCTGTGCAGTCTTCTCCAGAATAAATGGGACAGTTTTGCTTCAAAATTATTCCTGATGAATTTTGTGGTTTACCTGATATACCTGTTCATCTTCACCGCTGTGGGCTTCTACAGAAAGAAAGGACCG CCTCCATTTCCCATTGAAGATGTCCCGCTTGACTACATTCGTTGCATTGGTGAGATCATCAGTGTCCTTGGAGCAGTGTGGTTTTTCTATAAAGCG ATTACCATTTTCAGGAGGAACCCTCCAACCTTCAAGTCTCTGAACACAGATGGattctgtgacattttgtt tttcCTGCAGGCAACATTCCTCCTGATCTGCACAGTTTTGTACTTCTGTGGGCAGAGAGAATATGTCGGACCCCTCGTGCTCTCGCTGGCTCTTGCCTGGATCAATGTCCTGTACTACTCAAGAGGCTCAAAACAGATGGGGATGTACAGCGTCATGATGGAAAGA atgaTCCTGGGTGACCTGTTTCACTTTTTATGTGTCTATGTTTTCTTACtgtttggattttcttttg CTATCGTCGCTCTCATAGACGACTCTTTTGTGGCTAATAACACGTCTAGCAATGACACACTGGAACATGAAGGGAGCTCTGGTGCCGAGCCATTTAAGTGCGAGACGCCAACTTACAATAACATCCGTTTTACATTACTGGAGATGTTCAAGTTCACCGTTGGAATGGGAAACCTGGAGTTTACCGACCACGTTCAGCACAAGGAGGTGTTCTTCATCCTGCTCATCTCGTACTTGGTTCTCACCTACATCCTGCTGCTCAACATGCTCATCGCCCTGATGGGCAACACAGTCAATAACATCtctgaagaaaatgaaaacatctggAATCTGCAG agggctttaacCATCCTGGACATGGAGGGGACTCTGCCAAGGTGCCTTATGAATAAACTGAACTCCAGGAAGTCGAAGATGGTGTGCGTAAGAGGCGAGCAGGACAAGACTCGTCGATTTTTTAG